A genomic window from Nocardioides sp. BP30 includes:
- a CDS encoding DUF3349 domain-containing protein — protein sequence MSTSPVSRVLEWLKAGYPQGIPPADYPPVLGVLRRKLTDEEIEAIADELALQSVSAGDVPVTAEDIRSMVRSHAFQRCTSEDLTRVSGLLASGGWPLEADLG from the coding sequence ATGAGCACCTCTCCCGTCTCCCGCGTCCTGGAGTGGCTGAAGGCCGGCTACCCCCAGGGCATCCCGCCGGCCGACTACCCGCCGGTGCTCGGCGTGCTGCGCCGCAAGCTCACCGACGAGGAGATCGAGGCCATCGCCGACGAGCTGGCGCTGCAGTCGGTCTCGGCCGGCGACGTACCGGTCACGGCGGAGGACATCCGCTCGATGGTCCGCTCGCACGCGTTCCAGCGCTGCACCTCCGAGGACCTCACCCGGGTCTCCGGCCTGTTGGCCAGCGGAGGCTGGCCCCTCGAAGCCGACCTGGGCTAG
- a CDS encoding methionine synthase — protein sequence MSVIATGIGSLPGEDFPEAVRTVLGELPDLPHLPELPGRGAIAGMVGRALAVLADLDADLQPAGWRLTGSGGSPGVDQRRARSLLGQDLDTLEEVADGYDGAFKIQVTGPWTLAAAVERPRGDKLIADHGARRELAQALAEGVRDHVRDVRRRLPGAARVVVQLDEPALPAVLAGRVPTASGFGRHRSVDLPEASQALEWVLAAIAEEGSEPWVHSCAPGTPLDLLRGAGAQGLAVDLDVLTAADHDRLAEALEAGVTVALGAVPSTDPDREISDKQVTERVLRWLDMLGLDAQEASLAITPACGLAGATPAWSRRAMMLARTSAASLG from the coding sequence GTGAGCGTGATCGCCACCGGGATCGGGTCGCTTCCGGGCGAGGACTTCCCCGAGGCCGTCCGGACGGTGCTCGGTGAGCTGCCCGACCTGCCGCACCTGCCGGAGCTGCCCGGGCGGGGTGCGATCGCCGGGATGGTCGGCCGCGCCCTCGCCGTACTCGCCGACCTGGACGCCGACCTGCAGCCCGCCGGCTGGCGCCTGACCGGCTCCGGCGGGTCGCCCGGCGTCGACCAGCGCCGGGCACGTTCGCTGCTCGGTCAGGACCTCGACACCCTGGAGGAGGTCGCCGACGGCTACGACGGCGCCTTCAAGATCCAGGTCACCGGGCCCTGGACGCTGGCTGCCGCCGTCGAGCGCCCGCGTGGCGACAAGCTGATCGCCGACCACGGCGCCCGGCGCGAGCTCGCCCAGGCGCTGGCGGAGGGCGTCCGTGACCACGTCCGGGACGTACGCCGCAGGCTTCCGGGCGCCGCGCGTGTGGTCGTGCAGCTCGACGAGCCCGCGCTGCCGGCAGTGCTCGCCGGACGCGTCCCGACCGCCAGCGGCTTCGGCAGGCACCGCTCGGTGGACCTGCCCGAGGCGTCGCAGGCGCTGGAGTGGGTGCTGGCGGCGATCGCCGAGGAGGGCTCGGAGCCGTGGGTGCACAGCTGCGCCCCCGGCACGCCGCTGGACCTGCTGCGGGGAGCCGGCGCGCAGGGGCTGGCCGTCGACCTCGACGTGCTGACCGCTGCCGATCACGATCGCCTCGCGGAGGCGCTGGAGGCCGGGGTGACGGTGGCACTCGGTGCCGTCCCGTCGACGGATCCCGACCGGGAGATCTCGGACAAGCAGGTCACCGAGCGGGTGCTGCGCTGGCTCGACATGCTCGGCCTGGACGCGCAGGAGGCGTCCTTGGCGATCACGCCGGCGTGCGGGCTGGCGGGTGCGACGCCGGCATGGAGCCGGCGCGCGATGATGCTGGCCCGGACCAGCGCGGCATCGCTGGGGTAG
- the mnmA gene encoding tRNA 2-thiouridine(34) synthase MnmA, protein MRVIAAMSGGVDSAVAAARAVEAGHDVTGIHLALSRNPASYRSGARGCCTIEDANDARRAADMIGIPFYVWDMSARFHEDVVEDFMSEYAEGRTPNPCLRCNERIKFAAVLDRALGLGFDAVVTGHYAVVREGADGVELHRAADAAKDQSYVLGVLTQDQLRHSLFPLGDTPKPLVREEAARRGLLVADKPDSHDICFVADGDNAGWLREKLGERLPNTEGAIVDEAGSELGRHSGTVAFTIGQRRGLRLGVPAADGKPRFVLDIEPVSGTVTVGPRERLAVTRIEGIEPRWCGAEPRMLDGTEVAVQLRAHGAEHRAVVAVEGGRVWIELLEPAYGIAPGQAAVIYDGTRVVGSATIASTSRPGLPA, encoded by the coding sequence ATGAGGGTCATCGCCGCCATGTCCGGTGGCGTCGACTCCGCCGTCGCGGCCGCACGTGCCGTCGAGGCGGGGCACGACGTCACCGGGATCCATCTGGCACTCTCGCGCAACCCCGCGTCGTACCGCTCGGGTGCGCGCGGCTGCTGCACGATCGAGGACGCCAACGACGCCCGCCGGGCGGCGGACATGATCGGCATCCCGTTCTACGTGTGGGACATGTCGGCGCGCTTCCACGAGGACGTCGTCGAGGACTTCATGAGCGAGTACGCCGAGGGCCGCACCCCGAACCCGTGCCTGCGCTGCAACGAGCGGATCAAGTTCGCCGCGGTGCTCGACCGGGCGCTGGGGCTGGGCTTCGACGCGGTGGTGACGGGCCACTACGCCGTCGTCCGGGAGGGTGCCGACGGGGTCGAGCTGCACCGGGCCGCCGACGCCGCCAAGGACCAGAGCTACGTGCTCGGCGTCCTCACCCAGGACCAGCTGCGGCACTCGCTGTTCCCGCTCGGGGACACGCCGAAGCCGCTGGTGCGCGAGGAGGCGGCCCGGCGGGGGCTGCTGGTGGCCGACAAGCCGGACAGCCACGACATCTGCTTCGTCGCCGACGGCGACAACGCCGGCTGGCTGAGGGAGAAGCTGGGGGAGCGGCTGCCGAACACCGAGGGCGCCATCGTCGACGAGGCCGGCAGCGAGCTGGGCCGGCACTCCGGGACGGTGGCGTTCACCATCGGTCAGCGCCGCGGCCTGCGTCTCGGCGTGCCCGCCGCCGACGGCAAGCCTCGCTTCGTCCTCGACATCGAGCCGGTCTCCGGCACGGTCACCGTCGGTCCGCGCGAGCGTCTGGCGGTGACGCGGATCGAGGGGATCGAGCCGCGGTGGTGCGGCGCGGAGCCGCGGATGCTCGACGGCACCGAGGTAGCTGTGCAACTGCGTGCGCACGGTGCCGAGCACCGGGCCGTGGTGGCCGTCGAGGGCGGGCGGGTGTGGATCGAGCTGCTCGAGCCGGCTTACGGCATCGCCCCCGGGCAGGCGGCCGTGATCTACGACGGCACCCGGGTCGTCGGCTCGGCGACCATCGCCTCGACCTCCCGACCGGGGCTGCCCGCGTGA
- a CDS encoding type 1 glutamine amidotransferase domain-containing protein, translating into MPESTTLNGAQVAIIATDFFEEAELVVPRDRLREAGAEVKVYSSRREPIQATEGDTEPTRKVEVDGTFDDVDVEGTDILVVPGGTVNADRIRLEAKAQELVRAFDEAGKPLAFICHGPWLLVSAGRAKDRHLTSWPSLADDLRNAGASWVDEEVVVDGNLITSRKPDDLPAFVGAIENALAGSPS; encoded by the coding sequence ATGCCCGAGTCCACGACCCTGAACGGCGCCCAGGTCGCGATCATCGCGACCGACTTCTTCGAGGAGGCGGAGCTCGTCGTGCCCCGGGACCGGTTGCGCGAGGCAGGGGCCGAGGTGAAGGTCTACTCGAGCCGGCGCGAGCCGATCCAGGCGACCGAGGGCGACACCGAGCCGACCCGGAAGGTAGAGGTCGACGGCACGTTCGACGACGTCGACGTCGAGGGGACCGACATCCTCGTGGTCCCCGGCGGGACGGTCAACGCCGACCGGATCCGGCTCGAGGCGAAGGCGCAGGAGCTGGTGAGGGCGTTCGACGAGGCCGGGAAGCCGCTCGCGTTCATCTGCCACGGGCCTTGGCTGCTCGTCTCGGCCGGTCGTGCCAAGGACCGGCACCTGACCAGCTGGCCGAGCCTGGCCGACGACCTGCGCAACGCAGGCGCCAGCTGGGTGGACGAGGAGGTGGTGGTGGACGGCAACCTCATCACCAGCCGGAAGCCCGACGACCTGCCGGCCTTCGTCGGGGCGATCGAGAACGCGCTGGCCGGCTCGCCCTCCTGA
- the proB gene encoding glutamate 5-kinase has translation MSLRPAVTGAKRVVVKVGSSSLTTVDGGIDPARLSALVDVLAGVRARGAEVVLVSSGAIAAGLAPLGLARRPKALAAQQAAASVGQGLLVHRYTEELARHELIAGQVLLTVDDVTRRSHYRNASQTFTTLLELGVLPIVNENDTVATSEIRFGDNDRLAALVAHLVHADLLVLLSDVEGLYDAPPSQPGARLVGEVASLADLAGVTVGKAGAAGVGTGGMVTKLEAARIAVEAGIPVVLTAAANAEPALAGEPVGTLFHATGKRRSTRLLWLEHATEPMGSIALDEGAVQAVRERGASLLAAGITAASGDFHAGDPVDLVGPDGVAIARGLVNFDAEELPRLVGRSTRWLEAQLGSAYAREVVHRDDLVVL, from the coding sequence GTGAGCCTGCGGCCCGCTGTCACCGGCGCCAAGCGAGTCGTGGTCAAGGTCGGCTCGTCCTCGTTGACGACCGTCGACGGCGGGATCGACCCGGCGCGACTCTCAGCGCTCGTCGACGTCCTGGCCGGGGTGCGTGCCCGCGGGGCCGAGGTGGTGCTGGTGTCCTCCGGGGCGATCGCCGCCGGTCTGGCGCCGCTGGGTCTGGCCAGGCGCCCCAAGGCTCTGGCCGCGCAGCAGGCCGCCGCCTCGGTCGGCCAGGGGCTGCTGGTGCACCGCTACACCGAGGAGCTCGCCCGGCACGAGCTCATCGCCGGCCAGGTGCTCCTCACCGTCGACGACGTCACCCGGCGCAGCCACTATCGCAACGCCTCCCAGACGTTCACCACGCTCCTCGAGCTCGGCGTGCTGCCGATCGTCAACGAGAACGACACCGTGGCCACCTCGGAGATCAGGTTCGGCGACAACGACCGGCTCGCAGCCCTGGTCGCCCACCTGGTCCACGCCGACCTGCTCGTCCTCCTCAGCGACGTCGAGGGCCTCTACGACGCCCCGCCGTCCCAGCCCGGTGCGCGGCTGGTCGGTGAGGTGGCGTCGCTGGCCGACCTCGCGGGCGTCACGGTCGGCAAGGCGGGCGCGGCGGGCGTCGGCACCGGCGGCATGGTGACCAAGCTCGAGGCCGCACGCATCGCCGTGGAGGCCGGCATCCCGGTGGTGCTCACCGCTGCCGCCAACGCCGAGCCTGCACTCGCTGGCGAGCCGGTCGGCACGCTGTTCCACGCCACCGGCAAGCGTCGCTCGACACGGCTGCTGTGGCTCGAGCACGCCACCGAGCCGATGGGCTCCATCGCCCTCGACGAGGGGGCCGTGCAGGCCGTTCGGGAGCGCGGCGCGTCGCTGCTCGCGGCGGGGATCACGGCGGCGAGCGGTGACTTCCATGCCGGCGACCCGGTCGACCTGGTCGGCCCCGACGGTGTCGCGATCGCCCGCGGTCTGGTGAACTTCGACGCCGAGGAGCTGCCCCGGCTCGTCGGCCGCTCGACACGGTGGCTCGAGGCGCAGCTGGGTTCGGCGTACGCGCGCGAGGTGGTCCACCGTGACGACCTCGTGGTGCTCTAG
- a CDS encoding inorganic phosphate transporter — translation MSAETLALVLVVVTALGFDFTNGFHDTGNAMATSIATGALKPRVAVAISAVMNLVGAFLSVAVALTVTNAVVKTFDSNASSASDALTVPGDKLLAIVLAGLIGGIVWNLLTWLLGLPSSSSHALFGGLIGATIASLGWNGVNWVGDGTKLDGVVGKILLPAVASPIVAGLVAGVGTWLIYRITVGVAARFTESGFRWGQIGTASLVSLAHGTNDAQKTMGVITLALIATGHWNHLDSIPFWVKLVCALAIAAGTYIGGWRIIRTLGKGLVEIESPQGVAAESSSAAVILASSHLGFALSTTHVATGSILGTGLGKPGAEVRWGIAGRMVVGWLLTLPAAAIVGGLMWGLGDLFGLAGGSVVEFVVLAVVAGYLFARSRRQPVGAHNVNDEWESPTASPTTPTGATV, via the coding sequence GTGAGTGCAGAGACTCTGGCGCTGGTGCTCGTCGTGGTGACGGCACTCGGCTTCGACTTCACCAACGGGTTCCACGACACCGGCAACGCGATGGCGACCTCGATCGCGACGGGCGCGCTCAAGCCGCGTGTCGCCGTCGCCATCTCGGCGGTGATGAACCTGGTCGGTGCCTTCCTCTCCGTCGCCGTGGCGCTGACCGTCACCAACGCGGTGGTCAAGACCTTCGACAGCAACGCCAGCTCCGCCAGCGACGCGCTGACGGTGCCCGGCGACAAGCTGCTGGCGATCGTCCTCGCCGGTCTGATCGGCGGCATCGTGTGGAACCTGCTGACCTGGCTGCTCGGCCTGCCGTCGAGCTCCTCCCACGCACTGTTCGGCGGCCTCATCGGGGCGACCATCGCCTCGCTGGGCTGGAACGGCGTCAACTGGGTCGGCGACGGCACCAAGCTCGACGGGGTGGTGGGCAAGATCCTGCTGCCCGCCGTCGCGTCGCCGATCGTGGCCGGCCTGGTGGCGGGGGTCGGGACGTGGCTGATCTACCGCATCACCGTCGGCGTCGCCGCGCGGTTCACCGAGAGCGGCTTCCGTTGGGGCCAGATCGGCACCGCCTCGCTGGTGAGCCTGGCGCACGGCACCAACGACGCGCAGAAGACGATGGGCGTGATCACGCTCGCGCTGATCGCGACCGGCCACTGGAACCACCTGGACTCCATCCCGTTCTGGGTCAAGCTGGTCTGCGCGCTGGCGATCGCGGCCGGCACCTACATCGGCGGCTGGCGGATCATCCGCACCCTGGGCAAGGGCCTGGTCGAGATCGAGTCCCCGCAGGGCGTCGCCGCCGAGTCCTCCTCGGCGGCTGTCATCCTGGCCTCGAGCCACCTCGGCTTCGCGCTGTCCACCACCCACGTCGCGACCGGCTCGATCCTCGGCACCGGCCTGGGCAAGCCCGGCGCGGAGGTGCGCTGGGGCATCGCGGGCCGGATGGTCGTGGGCTGGCTGCTCACCCTCCCGGCAGCGGCGATCGTGGGAGGATTGATGTGGGGTCTGGGCGACCTCTTCGGTCTTGCCGGCGGCTCGGTGGTCGAGTTCGTCGTGCTGGCGGTGGTCGCCGGATACCTCTTCGCCCGATCCCGCCGGCAGCCGGTGGGCGCGCACAACGTGAACGACGAGTGGGAGAGCCCGACGGCCTCCCCGACCACTCCGACGGGAGCAACAGTATGA
- a CDS encoding cysteine desulfurase family protein, producing MTRAPGTVYLDHAATTPMVPAAVEAMSAHLLEVGNASSLHASGRRARRVVEESRETIAQALGCRPGEVVFTSGGTEADNLALKGVFWSRREADPRRVRILSTGIEHHAVLDPLHWLTDPRDGRGGARVELLPVDADGRLDVAALREALARSPEDVALISVMWANNEVGTLQPLDDVVELAGAYGVPVHTDAVQAVGTVPVDFAASGVDALTLTGHKLGGPYGVGALLARRELELTALLHGGGQERDVRSGTIDVPAIAGFAAAVELAVKEQAAYAARVGALRERLVAGVRAAVPDAVLNGPADPSERLPGNAHFSFPGCEGDSLLMLLDAQGIECSTGSACSAGVPQPSHVLLAMGRSEDEARSSLRFSLGHTSTAADVDALVAAIGPCVQRARSAGLR from the coding sequence ATGACTCGCGCACCGGGGACCGTCTACCTCGACCACGCCGCCACCACCCCGATGGTGCCGGCGGCCGTCGAGGCGATGAGCGCACACCTGCTCGAGGTCGGCAACGCCTCCTCACTGCACGCCTCGGGCCGGCGCGCCCGCCGGGTGGTCGAGGAGTCGCGGGAGACGATCGCCCAGGCGCTCGGCTGCCGTCCCGGCGAGGTGGTCTTCACCTCCGGAGGCACCGAGGCCGACAACCTTGCGCTCAAGGGCGTCTTCTGGTCGCGCCGCGAGGCCGACCCGCGCCGCGTCCGCATCCTCAGCACCGGCATCGAGCACCACGCCGTCCTCGACCCGCTGCACTGGCTCACCGATCCCCGCGACGGACGGGGCGGGGCACGGGTCGAGCTGCTGCCCGTCGACGCCGACGGGCGGCTCGACGTCGCGGCGCTGCGGGAGGCGCTCGCCCGCTCGCCGGAGGACGTCGCGCTGATCTCGGTGATGTGGGCCAACAACGAGGTCGGCACCCTGCAGCCGCTGGACGACGTGGTCGAGCTGGCAGGGGCGTACGGCGTGCCCGTGCACACCGATGCCGTGCAGGCGGTCGGCACCGTCCCGGTCGACTTCGCCGCGTCAGGCGTCGACGCCCTCACCCTGACCGGACACAAGCTCGGGGGCCCGTACGGCGTGGGCGCGCTGCTCGCCCGCCGCGAGCTCGAGCTGACAGCGCTGCTGCACGGTGGCGGCCAGGAGCGGGACGTGCGCAGCGGCACCATCGACGTGCCGGCCATCGCCGGTTTCGCCGCCGCTGTCGAGCTCGCTGTCAAGGAGCAGGCCGCGTACGCCGCCCGCGTCGGCGCCCTGCGCGAGCGTCTCGTCGCCGGCGTGCGCGCTGCCGTGCCCGACGCGGTGCTCAACGGCCCGGCCGACCCGTCGGAGCGACTGCCCGGCAACGCCCACTTCTCCTTCCCGGGCTGCGAGGGCGACTCCCTGCTCATGCTGCTCGATGCGCAGGGGATCGAGTGCTCGACGGGCTCGGCCTGCTCCGCGGGCGTGCCGCAGCCCTCCCATGTCCTGCTGGCGATGGGTCGATCCGAGGACGAGGCTCGCAGCTCGCTGCGCTTCTCGCTCGGCCACACGTCGACGGCTGCCGACGTGGATGCGCTCGTCGCGGCGATCGGTCCGTGCGTGCAGCGGGCGAGGTCGGCGGGGCTGCGGTGA
- a CDS encoding inorganic phosphate transporter codes for MSAETLTLVLVVATALGFDFTNGFHDTGNAMAASIATGALKPRVAVAVSAVMNLLGAFLSVAVALTVTNAVVKTFDPKATTAHEALTMSGDKLLAIVLAGLIGGIVWNLLTWLLGLPSSSSHALLGGLIGATIVSRGWEGVNWVGDGTKLDGVVGKILLPAVASPVVAAMVACLGTFAVFRIVAGMALRQVNRGFRWGQVGTASLVSLAHGTNDAQKTMGVITLALIATGHWSSLTSIPFWVKAVCAVAIALGTYLGGWRIIRTLGKGLVDIEPRQGVAADASTAAVILASSHLGFALSTTHVASGSIVGAGLGKPGASVRWSTARRMVGAWLLTVPAAAIVGGTMWIVGHLFGLAAGSVVEVVVLLAVAGYLYQRSRRQRVDAHNVTEAWEIDQAAPNVPTDLVRGGDR; via the coding sequence GTGAGCGCAGAGACTCTGACGCTGGTGCTGGTCGTCGCGACCGCCCTGGGCTTCGACTTCACCAACGGGTTCCACGACACCGGGAACGCGATGGCCGCCTCGATCGCGACGGGTGCGCTCAAGCCCCGCGTGGCGGTCGCCGTCTCCGCGGTGATGAACCTCCTCGGCGCCTTCCTCTCGGTCGCCGTCGCGCTCACGGTGACCAACGCCGTGGTCAAGACCTTCGACCCGAAGGCGACCACGGCGCACGAGGCGCTGACGATGTCCGGCGACAAGCTGCTGGCGATCGTGCTGGCAGGTCTGATCGGCGGCATCGTGTGGAACCTGCTGACCTGGCTGCTCGGGCTGCCCTCGAGCTCCTCGCACGCGCTGCTCGGCGGCCTGATCGGCGCCACCATCGTCAGCCGCGGCTGGGAGGGCGTGAACTGGGTCGGCGACGGCACCAAGCTCGACGGCGTGGTGGGCAAGATCCTGCTGCCGGCGGTGGCGAGTCCGGTGGTGGCGGCGATGGTCGCCTGCCTGGGTACGTTCGCCGTGTTCCGGATCGTCGCCGGGATGGCGCTGCGGCAGGTGAACCGGGGGTTCCGCTGGGGCCAGGTCGGCACCGCGTCGCTGGTGAGCCTGGCGCACGGCACGAACGACGCGCAGAAGACGATGGGCGTGATCACGCTCGCGTTGATCGCCACCGGTCACTGGAGCAGCCTCACGTCCATCCCGTTCTGGGTGAAGGCGGTCTGTGCGGTGGCGATCGCACTCGGCACCTACCTCGGCGGGTGGCGGATCATCCGCACGCTCGGCAAGGGACTGGTCGACATCGAGCCGCGCCAGGGCGTCGCCGCCGACGCCTCCACCGCCGCCGTCATCCTGGCCTCGAGCCACCTGGGCTTCGCGCTGTCCACCACCCACGTCGCCAGCGGCTCGATCGTCGGCGCGGGGCTCGGCAAGCCGGGCGCCAGCGTCCGCTGGAGTACGGCGCGGCGCATGGTCGGTGCCTGGCTCCTGACCGTCCCCGCCGCCGCGATCGTGGGGGGAACGATGTGGATCGTCGGCCACCTGTTCGGTCTGGCCGCGGGCTCGGTGGTCGAGGTCGTCGTGCTGCTCGCCGTGGCCGGTTACCTCTACCAGCGCTCGCGTCGGCAGCGCGTCGATGCGCACAACGTCACCGAGGCGTGGGAGATCGACCAGGCCGCGCCGAACGTTCCCACCGACCTGGTGCGCGGCGGTGACCGATGA
- a CDS encoding MFS transporter: MTTTDVTSVDKTTGPHKHLGWALVLICLAQLMVVLDASIANIALPYIQRDLDFSASGLTWVVTGYSLTFGGLLLLGGRLGDLYGRRRVFMIGLLVFAAASLVGGLAQDPGMLLASRAVQGVGAALASPSALALVTTTFPAGPARNRAFAVYAAMSGVGAAVGLILGGWLTGIHPGIDGWRLTFLINVPIGLVAAVLAPRLLAESEKHTGELDVPGGVTVTAGLLAIVYGLTRASSDGWGDVWTLVALIGGIALLGLFAFVETRVSHPLLPFRIFASATRSASYIVMMLIPAAMFAMFYYLSQYIQEVNDYSPLHTGVAFLPFSIGLIFAATITSNLINRIDPRYLAGIGTLLATAGLFIFSRIPSDTSYPVTDVHASYLTHILPGVLVMSIGMGMTFVTITLTAVHHLRPEDSGIGSGVLNTMQQVGGALGLSVLSTVAVHVMHSDSASIVKDAAASGHQPSQSDLATIAHQVFAHGSTTAFLVGSAMALVGSLIVWIFLNVKHAELATDGPEGGVHVG; the protein is encoded by the coding sequence ATGACCACGACCGACGTCACGAGCGTCGACAAGACCACGGGGCCGCACAAGCACCTCGGGTGGGCTCTCGTGCTCATCTGCTTGGCGCAGCTCATGGTGGTGCTCGACGCCTCCATCGCCAACATCGCGCTCCCCTACATCCAGCGCGACCTCGACTTCTCCGCCAGCGGCCTGACCTGGGTCGTCACCGGCTACTCGTTGACCTTCGGCGGTCTGCTGCTGCTGGGCGGCCGTCTCGGCGACCTCTACGGTCGCCGCCGCGTCTTCATGATCGGCCTGCTCGTCTTCGCCGCCGCCTCGCTCGTCGGTGGTCTCGCGCAGGACCCGGGCATGCTGCTCGCCTCGCGCGCCGTCCAGGGCGTCGGCGCCGCGCTGGCCTCCCCGTCCGCGCTGGCGCTGGTCACCACCACCTTCCCGGCCGGCCCGGCGCGCAACCGGGCCTTCGCCGTCTACGCCGCGATGTCGGGCGTCGGCGCGGCCGTCGGCCTGATCCTCGGCGGCTGGCTCACCGGCATCCACCCGGGCATCGACGGCTGGCGCCTGACCTTCCTGATCAACGTCCCGATCGGCCTCGTCGCAGCGGTGCTGGCTCCGCGGCTGCTCGCCGAGTCCGAGAAGCACACCGGCGAGCTCGACGTGCCCGGCGGCGTGACGGTCACCGCCGGCCTGCTCGCGATCGTCTACGGCCTGACCCGCGCTTCGAGCGACGGCTGGGGTGACGTGTGGACCCTGGTCGCCCTCATCGGCGGCATCGCCCTGCTCGGGCTGTTCGCCTTCGTCGAGACCCGCGTCTCGCACCCACTGCTGCCGTTCCGCATCTTCGCGAGTGCTACCCGCAGCGCCTCCTACATCGTGATGATGCTGATCCCCGCCGCGATGTTCGCGATGTTCTACTACCTCTCGCAGTACATCCAGGAGGTCAACGACTACTCCCCGCTGCACACCGGCGTGGCGTTCCTGCCGTTCTCCATCGGCCTGATCTTCGCCGCGACCATCACCTCGAACCTCATCAACCGGATCGACCCGCGCTACCTCGCCGGTATCGGGACCCTGCTGGCCACCGCGGGCCTGTTCATCTTCTCCCGCATCCCCAGTGACACCAGCTACCCGGTGACGGACGTGCACGCCAGCTACCTGACGCACATCCTGCCCGGCGTGCTGGTGATGTCGATCGGCATGGGCATGACCTTCGTGACGATCACCCTGACGGCTGTCCACCACCTCCGTCCCGAGGACTCCGGCATCGGCTCGGGCGTGCTCAACACGATGCAGCAGGTCGGCGGCGCCCTCGGCCTGTCGGTGCTCTCCACCGTCGCCGTCCACGTGATGCACAGCGACAGCGCCTCGATCGTGAAGGACGCTGCCGCGAGCGGTCACCAGCCCTCGCAGAGCGACCTCGCGACGATCGCCCACCAGGTGTTCGCGCACGGTTCCACCACCGCGTTCCTGGTCGGCTCCGCGATGGCGCTGGTCGGCTCGCTGATCGTGTGGATCTTCCTCAACGTCAAGCACGCCGAGCTGGCCACCGACGGCCCGGAGGGCGGCGTGCACGTCGGCTGA
- the ppk2 gene encoding polyphosphate kinase 2: MIEDLRAYIDRLQADGHSIGEDHDDDPILIDPAGRAVDTWRENYPYDERLDRAAYDLEKYELQVELIKFQNWQQRTGHRHVVLFEGRDAAGKGGTIKRFMEHLNPRYARTVALVKPSEREQSQWYFQRYIAHLPAAGELVLFDRSWYNRAGVERVMGFCSDEDYEIFMDQAPRFEKMLVESGISVTKFWFSVTQSEQRTRFIIRQIDPVRQWKLSPMDLESLDRWDSYTAAKEEMFRRTDTKTAPWITIKSNDKKRARLNAMRYFLSQFEYDGKNPDVVGVPDPKIIQRGKQAVGD; encoded by the coding sequence ATGATCGAGGACCTGCGCGCCTACATCGACCGCCTCCAGGCCGACGGCCACTCCATCGGCGAGGACCACGACGACGACCCGATCCTGATCGACCCGGCCGGGCGCGCCGTGGACACCTGGCGGGAGAACTACCCGTACGACGAACGCCTCGACCGGGCCGCCTACGACCTCGAGAAGTACGAGCTGCAGGTCGAGCTGATCAAGTTCCAGAACTGGCAGCAGCGCACGGGGCACCGCCACGTCGTGCTCTTCGAGGGTCGCGACGCGGCCGGCAAGGGCGGCACGATCAAGCGGTTCATGGAGCACCTCAATCCCCGCTACGCCCGCACGGTGGCGCTGGTGAAGCCGTCCGAGCGCGAGCAGTCGCAGTGGTACTTCCAGCGCTACATCGCCCACCTGCCGGCCGCCGGGGAGCTGGTCCTGTTCGACCGATCCTGGTACAACCGCGCCGGCGTCGAGCGGGTGATGGGGTTCTGCTCCGACGAGGACTACGAGATCTTCATGGACCAGGCGCCGCGCTTCGAGAAGATGCTGGTCGAATCGGGCATCTCGGTGACCAAGTTCTGGTTCTCCGTCACCCAGTCAGAGCAGCGCACCCGCTTCATCATCCGTCAGATCGACCCGGTCCGGCAGTGGAAGCTCTCCCCCATGGACCTGGAGTCGCTGGACCGCTGGGACTCCTACACGGCCGCCAAGGAGGAGATGTTCCGGCGCACCGACACCAAGACGGCGCCCTGGATCACGATCAAGTCCAATGACAAGAAGCGCGCCCGGCTCAACGCGATGCGCTACTTCCTCTCGCAGTTCGAGTACGACGGCAAGAACCCCGATGTGGTCGGCGTACCGGACCCGAAGATCATCCAGCGCGGCAAGCAGGCCGTCGGCGACTAG